From Oenanthe melanoleuca isolate GR-GAL-2019-014 chromosome 4, OMel1.0, whole genome shotgun sequence:
CTGCAGCAAGGGGCTACAAGCTTATTTTATTACAAAGTAAAAGCTTTAAAGTATCTGTTAAAATTCCACGATTAGGAGTCTCTGCTGGGTTTCTAAGAAGAGATGGGCCTATCATCTTAGCAGGACTCTAAGGTTTACAAATGTcagaaacatgaagaaaatagaaaaaatatacCTACACATTTTGCCACAACATTTTTTCTGTAAGCTTTCAgcctgcaaaataaaataacacatCTTAACATATAAGAATATTTGCATGTAAAGCTAAGTACTTGAGTTGTCAAAATGTTACTTGTTTTTCTACTAGTTTTGTAAGGTACTTTGGCATCATAACATTTTCAGGTTTTGTATACAAAAGATGGAAGTTTTAAACAGAAGTTGTAATTCACAGTTTTCAGTTCTAGAAACATCCCTTAAGGTGTATAATATGTACATAAAGAAATCACAATCTTGCCTTTTTATCTGGAATTTCTGCTATGATTCACAGTAAGTGTTACATCcatgtgtatatacacatataaacAAATTCTTACAGCACCTCTGCCTGAATTCtgagtttaaattaatttaccaCAACTTAAATCCTGTTTAAATagcaacagaaaaatgtgaCAAGAGACACAACATCAAGGAAATGGTTTGCCTTAAAGAAACGTGCTAGGAAAATTGTGTTCAGCTGCAACATATTTCCTTTGGAATAGCACAAATCAGTTATTTTTTTGCTGACTCTCACAGAACGTATTGCACAACTAGCTAATTTTTTCAGTAGTAAGGAACTTTTTCCACTGCCAAAGAGGAAGTGGACACATGGGTGTTGCAAGTTACACTTTATCCACTAAGTGCAATTCTGACCACCAgcaatctaaaataaaaataattttttttgtatacaTTTCATTCAAAATGTATAGTCAACAGTCACTGCTCAAAtgtgttctttttcttcaagtagctatacaagaaaaatacaactttaaagcaaaatgaaagtCCTGTGATATATAAAACTAGGTAAAACTTTACAAGTCTGTATTCTACATATCTTAAAATATGGACAGACTAAAAAGAAGGGGAATAGAAGGGCTCTACTTACGTTTCTCTTGCAATGATTTTCTTGCCAATGGCAGCCTGGATGGCTATTTCAAACAACTGTCTAGGAATAGTCTCTTTTAAACGTTCACACAGGAGTTTACCAGCAGCATATGCTTtatccctggaaaaaaaaaggggtcaGCCACACTAAAAATATATCCATCAAACTGTTTGAAGGATTTTAgaaattttcctcttcttaaCTGAGAAGATAAGCTGATCAGATCAAATCTTACATCTAGtaagtgttctctgtatgtcACCTGTTTCATACTAACAGGTGATAAGACTATTAACCTCAGTATATAACAccatgcaaaatatttataaaaaacaCCCTGACTATCCATCATACTGAAGACATTTTGAATACTGCCACAGCTTCAAGTGAAATTTTAAAGCAGGTCAAGGAGAATTTTCATTGATCATTGGCCCAAGTGATCAAAATATACATATTACAGAGTGCTTTCAAAGTCTGGTTTCATATCACAAGAAAAAACTAATATACTTCTATCATCTGCTAATAAAAATTATCCAACTATATTCAGCATCTGCATATGCTTCAGgttttggaaagagaaaacaacaaaaggTCTAAAGAAGCTATTAACAGATACTTTCATAAGCCATTAGAAAGGAATGGGTCAATTCtctacaaaaaaacccatattcAGCACACATTTTTTACCAACATGCATGTTTTCAGGTAGTGACAATGTGACTCCTTGCTATCTGTATAGAGCAAACAGTTTAAACATGAAGTACCTAAGTCATGTTCTTTGAGCATTATAGTTTTTAGAGGTCCATATATTTACTAGCACAGTAAGAACAAATGATTACTGTATTAATACTGAGCTTACAGTAATCTCTGTAATGCTTTATCTATAAATGTAATTCAGCCTAATTCTTACAGATAGAGTTTTTACAGTGGGAAGACTGAGAATACCTGCAGCAAGAGCAGAATGAATGCAActacaagtttaaaaaaaagccccagcTGAAATCTAAAGCCTGTCTGAAAGGCTGTCAGTTTTAGTGAGTTAAATAGTTCAGGGTACAGGCTAAATTGATAAAAAATACATGTTAAAGCAATAACTAACTTCTGCAAGGTATCCCACTACATTTTGCATCTTTTCAGAGTAGGAGATGCAGGTAGATAGCTAAACACTGCAGGCTTATGAGAAATTAACTAGCAATTGTATGCAAGACAGTTACTCCCCTTCAGCCCTATGATCCTTCTGAACAAGGCAAGGAGTTCATTTTACAATATCAGCCTTCTGGAGTTACAGAATCCCATGGATTTCAATATTGcagttttgtaaaaaaatatgaaaatatacaaatatttagCAACTACAAATGagtattttaagaagaaaaagcaaacaacccACAAAAATTTATCTAGGCATTACTGGAAAGGCATGCTGAAGTTACAGAAGGGAGCCTTGTAAAAACTTTGAGAGAACATAGGGGACAGGCTGGAAACAGGAAAGGCTTTATTCTCACCTCTAATGCCTGAGATACTCATAGAAATTGAAtcattttaccaaaaaaaatctgaggtAATTGCATTCAGTAAATATCTACATTCTCCTGGTACTCTGTCTGGAAACAAGGTAACAACAAACTTCTATGGAACAAGAATTACTGGGAGAACAAAATAGTTTTTTGTCAGCATTAAGTACCATAAATTATTCATTTGGCATCTCTGAGATTGGTCTGTAGTTAAATTTTTCCAGCCCTTTAGAAGATTAGCATTTTACATTTATTACTCTTTGCTCTTTCCACAAAAATATTATATCCAGTACTTAAGCTGAGAAAGGGAGGTAAAAAATTGCTATTAATTATGGTATGTATTTCCTAATTTTCATAGTACAAAATGCTCCTCTTTTTCAGTGGTAATGAAGGTGGTCATATGGAAGAATCTTCAATGCTCAAACACATTTGTCATATTAAGAGTAACACATATACCTAGAGTCATTTAGAATCATATAATCATTTAGGTCAGAAAAGACCTTAAGATCAACAAGTCCTATTAATAGACAATGTTTTCATTGACTTATAACAGGAAgtcttatttattttgaataaggaATCCAGTCAACCTACTTGTGTATGACAGTTGCCAGTTCTTCAACTGGATTTCCATTCACAAGAATATCCATTTTGATTAGGTCTGCTGATTGGTAACCTGCATCTTCATaatcaaaactaaaaaataaaagcaattaaaaacacAGTCATGATATTGTACAAATTATATTTTGCATTCTTTGTTCCATAAATTTTATAGACACATTTCTTAATAAAACACTTgaactttttaataaaatgggAGTACAGTTTTAATAGTTTCTTAGTACATACAGAAATGTACTGCAATGCAGAAAGATGTCATCTTGACTTCAAGGATGTCTTTCCAATCTAATGGGCAATTAGAAATCTACATGCTTAATGCAATCTTAAGGAACCCTTCAACACAGCTTTTGAACAGTCAATGTCCTGAATGTCAAAGGAATCAAACACTAACCCAGGACTGTCTTCTTTTCATCCTCTCATTTGACAAACATTTTATGTGACCCCTATTATCACTGTCTCTGACAACTAAGTTTTCCACTTAGTTTCCAAAGCAGATTTCTCCTTTGGTAGGTGTGGGCCTTGCTGTCAGTGTGTTAAGTTTgcaaaaaattcttaaaatgcAAGAGATGCAGAGGTGATTTATGCAATAGATAGATGctagacagacagacagacagatagataaATCTTGTGTGTATGTATAAATGTGGAAGATCATCAATACCACTGTAACTGGATCAAATCTGAAATATCAGAAGAGAGGGGGAAAACCATGGATTATTTCAGAGAACTTCTATCTTAGTTGGCTTAATAAACCACAGATGTATGAACAGATCCATATAACAGAAATATGATTACTGAGAGCACTATCACAAACAATATGAAGGAATCAAttaggaaatgaaaacaaataaataaatgagataATTAAACATCATTGGCAATCACCATTGAGTCAAAGGAAACCCAGCATAATTTTGCTAATGAGATAGGTTCTTGATAATCAAGTTTTATGTAGTGGGGGAGGTAGATTCagagaggaaattaaatatttccatccCTCTGTTTCTTCTGTCTTGCCTCTCCACTTTTACTTAGGCTTTTACTGCATAGATATATAAACTTGGGTAAAACACGTCTTTCTTATGTTTATAAGacataattaaagaaaacataaaatcaaAAATCTCAAATTCAGACCTTcaataaaattcatttttatgtttataaaataaataatgtaattagGTTCCTATTGTGTAACATATCTCATTAATGACATCTCAATATACCAGGTTTGTGACAGATACTGAGCTTCCTGGGGCACAAGCTCATCACCATGCAACATTTTCCCTTCCATGAAATTCACAAAGGCTCTGCACAAGCATCTGAGCACTGCGCTAGCAGCCACCCACAACAGAAAATTTTGTCTCAAAATAcacacaattttcttttttcacataATAAAGCATGTaggtttgttttaaataacaCATTGTTTCTACTAGCTTTAAATAATCAATAtggttattttcctttttccaccAAGACACAGTTCATTCAGAAAGCACAGTTTCAGTGattccactgaaaaaaattgcacagtCTCACTTCAGACAAGGACAGACCATTTAAGTCTTATATATATGACTTAGTGCCACTCCAGAGGGTGCCACTGAAAAATTCACACATTGCCAAAGACAATGATTATTTGATGcacttttcatgtttttcagacTTATTTCTATCCATTTTCACAGTGAATCTAATCCATTCAAGATGAAGAGAGACTAGTTTTGCAGCACCATCATAAAGGATTATTCTTCACTCGTGCCCTTCCACAGCTGTTCCTCAGGCCTTTTTTCATTATGCCACCCCTCTTCAGGGTCCAGGgtagggaaaggagaagggggaaCAGGAGAGGTAGTTACCTTGCATAGCCAGAAGACAGAGACTTAAGAGCATCATAAAAATCCACCACAATTTCATTCAGTGGAAAGAGGTATTTTAGCATAACCCTGTTTTCATCAATATATAGCATATCCTTCTGGACTGCCCTGCGATCCTagacaaataaaaattgtttcagtTTCCCTTGAAATTTTgtacaaaaaatacaaaacaaattcAATTAAACAGCAATCAAGCTAGACAAGAGAATTCCTGTATTTAAGCCCCAAAGTAACTTTCTTATTGGTAGTTTGCTGAAGTCCTAGGACAAATTGCAGCACTGAAACAAATGAAGTGGTTATAACTTAACTAGACATACAACTCAAGCCTTTCCCCTCTAAAAGctaatttctgaaatgtttacTGCTGCCACAGTAGGACTTGCTGGCTCATCTTTCCTCCCAGGAGCGTGTTCCTGAAGTTATTTTAGAAATTCTTTTTGATAGATTTTATTCTTCACTGTATCAACATACAAGTAGTATACTGCTTTGTATTACGCATTTTGGAATGTTATAAGctaagaaaaatattgtgaatAAATAATACAAACACAATATGCATGGCAgttaaaacattttccattaGAAGTATTCCAAATACAGTTAGACAAATGTGTTTGGCCATCACTATCCTAAATTTACTTTcagcaaaatactgaaaaaatacacGGACACATAGTCAGAAGTGTTGGCAGAAGTTGTATTTCCATGAATATACTTCTAAAAAAATCAGTACATCTTATTCCCCTGCTGCAGACTTTTTATTAGCATTAAGTACTAATATCTATTATCATACTATCTAGTGTCTTTACTTTAAGTATGAGGTGAagagtttaaaaatgcaaaagacaaattaaaacCATACACCAACCTGACACAAGGTAATTATTTTCCCAATATATTCATGAGGTGTTACAATAGTACCAAGAACAGTTGGCTCCAAATATTCTGATACTGAAAGTTTATCAGGAAACTGAGCAGGGTTGATAATAGTAATCTCATCTTTTCCATACTcctgaaaacaagcaaataaaccaGATACTGTAACTTTAGAAGTAAGTAAAATGAACAGCAAAGGAGACAAATATAGCattgaaaaaaatgctaaaaaatgtttcaattgCCTGAAAGCATTGGTGCATTATGCAACCCAAGTTTAAGACAAGGATGATTTCAGAAGAGATTTCTATAACACATACAGAAGTCCCTTATCAGTTTATCCTTAAATATCATTATACAGAAATTAGCTTTTTACttgggaaatacagaaatgcaaaaaaccTTTATATCCTTTCCAGGTCTCCCTCTCCCGTGTAGACTGAGGATCTTCCTCCTCGTCCTGATCCTCTCAGTTACTATTACACAGTTTCAACAGAAGACCTGCTCTAAACACTTTAGAGTTCAGTGGTGGGGACTTTGTTCTCTAAGTAGAACTTTGTGTTCAGGCTCCCTCACATGCTGAAGTGGACTTAGAAATTAAGGTTTTGATTCCTGTGTAAGTGCTTTCATTACCTACTTTTTCCAGTCCAACATGCCAGTAAGGGCTGGAGTTAACCGTCTGAGGTAAAAGGAAAGTTATGCTGCTTATTGTGTTAATATAACTTCCCTCTCCTCCAAAGCAAGTGATTACATCACTTCCACTGACAGGAACCCAATTTCCATTACTGTTTGAAAATAGGGACCCAATTCCCAGTACTGTTTGAAAATAATCCCCCATCAGCAGTCCAGAATCACTTGCACATCAAAGGTGTTGACTACTTCATTCAGAGCCGCTATACTGCCTGAGTAAGAATCCAAAACAACCAGACAGATAAAAGGTCTATGCCTCACACCTTTCAAGTATACAGCAGCCTTTGTTAAACAAGTGTTTAGTAATTTACAGAATAATCAGCCAGTAGACTTGCAGCCTCCTCTGTCACCAGATGCTCTAAGTCCACCTCTTTCTTTCTCAAAAACTCAAACACAGTAATTCTATTTGCATCCAGTTTAATGAAGTTAGCACATGGCCATTTAATTGTGATCAAAAAATCTCACTTTCTTTCACCAGCCCCTGCCAATCTACAGTATCATTACAAGCTATTCCTAGAAACATTCATGTTTTCTGATGGACAAAGCCTGGAAGATTATTTCACCTGCTTTTTATGCAGTCCAGTCAGTAAGCACTTAAAATAATACAGCAAGGTAGGTGTCCCTATACTCTCGTTTGCAAGGAAAAGTATAAGACATAAAAAGAGAGTGcttgaaatgaaagcagaaagagcagttaacatgctttaaaaaaattaaaaattatttaagtaatATACTGGCATTTCTAATGCTTACtattaaatacatataaacCTACATTTAAAAAGAGACTCTAGATGTTTAATATAGGAGGCTTTTAAACTGCTAttgacataatttttaaatgaatttaacATACCTTTATCAACTTTGCTGAGGAAAGAACAGCTTTATATGGAACTGTAGGTGCAGTCAAAATAACAGACATGTTATACTCTTGCTCCAAACGTTGATTAAAGACTTCCATATGTAGAAGCCCAAGGAAACCCaatctggaaaataaataccCAGTTGGTAAAAGGATTTGTGTATCCCCTGGAATTTCACCATGGTCTTTATCACCCTCCAGCATGTTTACAGTGCTAGTATGGCAATATCaggcaaaacaaacaacatCCAAGGGACCAGATAACCCTATAGTTGAATAATATTAAGTCTTGGAGAACAAAAACTACtaatcacaaaaaaattcatTCTCTGTGCAAACAGAGAATGTAAGAAAATCAAATGCATTTGATCTTTATTATTAATTTGAATTACAGCTCCtaaatttgaaatgtttaattcTACCTTCAGTTTGCTTAAAGATGTATTCTCAACTTATGAACAGtttcaaaaatgaaagcagcacaaaaacctCACCTCCATCCAGCTCCTAAGGCAAGGCTACTGTCACGATGAACAGTTACACTGGAGTCATTCAATGTCAGCCTTTCCAAAGCACTTTTGAGATTATTATATTCTGTTTGATCTATTGGATACATTCCTGTCAAAACATATTAAATAGAAGAGCTTTAGCTACTGTGTACCTGGATTTCAAATATGCCACTTAACAGTAATAAAATCAGGAGTAGTTACTTTCTGTTCCAtctgtttttaaatgtgaaaaacaaCATAAAGATTCTTTATTCCTCAAAAAAATTTAgtcaaaacataaaaatgttttagatTACCTCAGTATTAACATCTAAACCATAATGGTAGGACAACTGTACTCATTTAATCCTTCACATTTATGGAGGAGTTGAGGTATGACCACTGTCTTGCAGTGCAAATGTATAGAATTCAGTGAGATGTTCCCTCAAAGCTAAGAgtgagtgaaaaataaaaatcatcatttcaaagttgcaaatatttctctattcttttgaaattaataaaaacagttGTTTGTGTAACTACTGCTTGAAACAGGTTCTACTGTTTCACTTTCACATCCTTTTATGTTCAGAAAATGTCATCTACACCAAGAAgcaacacacaaacacaaaaacattatttaaaagatTACACTTTTGGACACTCACTAAGAGACTGCCTTGTCTCCATAACACAGTTCAAGTGACTTTTACACACTGATTCAAAATctagaaaattatttacagaattttttcctaattttttttcttctgtagcaTTTGCAGTAGTTATTGAAGCTAGTGGCAACAGCTCAATGGAACTATTCAAGCTCACAAAGTCAAACATTTTACAGGATCAAAGTATTAGCTCTGGCAGTTTATCATGtttaacaaaaatgaaacagctgctaagttttaaaagaagaaaactcaACACAATAGTTACAGAAACCTGATTATCATGACAAAGAAttccttctttctttatttcaacacttcttttccagctgttaaGAGTTTACTGGCCTTAGAAACAATAATCACAGGCAAAAATACCTGTTTGTATTACAAATCCTGTTAAGTCACAGGGAAAACCCACAAATCTACATAAGTGATGCACCTCAGCTACAGTGCTAACCCTCCCAACTCTTAATATACATGTCTTCTTTTAAAAGCTCTACCAGCTCTTACTCttgtcactgaaaaaaaaaaacctccacttTATACTGATTTACTCCTCACCTGCAAAAACCATTGGCTTCGCTGACTTAAAGCCAGGCAAAGGCTCCACTGGCTGTTTATACAAAAACAGTGTGTCTCCTATTTGGGCTTCCGTTACTTCTTTCATTCCAGCAATCAGGTACCCCACCTGTCCTGCATAGCTAAATAAAATTGTTATTATATGGACATGACTGTTGGCATTAGCAGTATTTCTACTATTTTCCTACTTGATTTAGCTCAGCCAGAAATTCAAATAAATCACCCCTTAAAAGCCCATACCCAAAACCCAGAAGTGAGATTTAAGTTGTTTCACCTCTGAGTTGTGAACGGTCTCAACTAGTTCTATTTCTGTTACAGCTGAACAGTACATTTATGATCCTGGATTTTGAATACTGTGTTGCTCCCAGTTTAAAAGCTGGAGCTAGACCCTTTAAGAAGCTTTTTAAGGCAAAGAAACCAGAACAGttccctgctgccatcacaGCAAGTTTCATATACCAGCAGGATGAAACTAAACAAACACTAAGCATAATAGGAGGGGAATACATGGTAAATATTGAGTAAAACACATTGTagtggttttggctgggataaaGCAGGTTTCTTCAAAACAGCCCTGTATGAAGCTGTGTTTTGGAACTGTGACTAAAACAAGTGTTGGAAACATACCAATGTTTAGGTATTGCTGAACAGGCCCTGCAAGTAAACAGACTGGGGGTGGGCAAGAGactgggaggtgacacagccaggacaccaGACCCAAAATGGCCAAAAGGGCATTCCATACCACAGAACAAACATCATGCttaggaataaaaaagaaatgtactCTTTCCAAGGTAGCTTTTACTTGTACACTAGCAGGAAATCTAGGATGTCTGCTTGTGGGAGGTGGTGAATAATGGACTTTGCAtcacttctttttatttctttttttactccttcatttattaaactgtctttatctcaatcCACAAGTTTCCTCCTCAATTCTCATCCTGCTAGGGTTGGGGGAGTGAGCAAGGGGCTGGCTGGGTTGGTGACTCCATTCAACCCACCAGACACAGTAATGTAATCTGAGAATGCCCCCAGTAAAGTCATTAACATGTATTTGGATGCAAACTGGTAAAACTTCTCCACTGCCTCTAAGTACCtgattttcttccctctgctgccaTTGAGAAGCCAGTTTCTGGAAGCTGTTGCATTCATGGATTTTAAGTTTTCCACCCTCAAAATATGCTGCAGCAATAACTAAGGTGAAGCCCCATTCCCTTCCACTCTCAAACAAGGCAGTTCCTGGAAATGAATTGGACAGCTGAATAAGAATATAGAACACTAGACTTTAAACACCTAGCTGTCCAGATGTTCTATATACTACAGAAGATAATGGATTCCTCCCACAGCAATGCCCAAAAAGCACTTCCTAAAACCTTCAGCCTCAGCatactcaaaataaaaaatgacacAGAGCATTAAATTGCAAATAGTAATTATAAAATTACCCACCACCAAAGATCAAGAACAAAAACCTAGACATCTCCCAGTTTTTACCTCTcaaagcaaaaatcaaacagaaatgcaggatATTGTTGCTTACCCCATTATATAATTTGTTTCACTATGAGAAGTTTCTACTTACAGCTTATGTGTTGGCTGTTCATTTGGAGTCAGAATTCCGACTTCATTAACTTCGTatcttttctttgtgtgtgcAGACAcaattttctgtccttttgcAATCTCCCCACCAAAGAGTGCAATGTTAGCTATAACACCTCGGTAGTGGTCAAAGGTAGAGTCAAATACTAAGGCTTTCAATGGATCAGCAGTGTTACACTGGGGTCTGTcaccaaaaaaatttaaagcaatatATTATGCAGTGTGTTTTCGTTCAGTATTGAATGAGCAAGCACGCCCACCCCAAACACTTTCATAGAATCAtaccaggttggaagggatttcaAGGATCACCTGATCCAACCTTCCTTGGCAAAAACACAGGCTTATTAATATGGCCCAGTACCCTGATCAAACAAACCAGAGTGTCCAATGCTGGGGAATCCACCACTTTCCTGGAGAGATTATTCCAATGGCACTTTGTAGCTATTGTTTAAATATCAGAACATGGCAAAAGGTCTCCTTTAAGCCTTCTTTTCTCAAGGATGAAGATGTCCagttttctcagcctttcctcaaaGAACAGTGTTATCATCATCTCTGTGGCCCTTCTGTGGCCCCTCTCCAGTTTGTCCAcattttctgcacagcagagaccaaaactgaacacagtaTTCCAGGTGTGGACTGACCACCAGTAAGCAGAGTGGGATAGTGAGTTCACCTCTGCTGGTGATATCCTTGTTAAGGCAACCCAGCATGCTGCTGTCTttctttgctgcagcagcacactgtTCACTCATACTGACTTTGCTGTCTGCAAAGACCTCTGGGTCCATGTCCATAGAGCTGCTCCCCAACTAGGTAgattccagcccctgctgcactCATTATGTATTCCCAGGTGGACAACCTTTGCCTCTGTTGAATTTCATAAGGTTCTTGTTAGCCCACTTTTCCAGTCTATCCAGAAGTGCAAAGTGGCTTCCCCTGCAAAGTGGCTCCTACTTTGTGAATTATCTACTTCCCCTCTCAGTTTGGTATTGCTGGCAAACTTCACTAAGGTACACATCCCAACTTCCACATCACTTATGATAATATGAAACAGCATTGAGCCCAATATTGATCCCTGGCAGACCCTACTTGTGGCCATTCTGAAAAGGAGCTTTTTaccaccaccctctgggtgCAGCCTGTCAGACAGTTCCCCACCCACAACACAGACCACTCCAGACTGTAACACAGAGGTTTCTCCAGGAATCTCTGAGAAACCTTATAAAAAATCTTAAAGATCTGGGCAGAGAGAAAGCCAAGTAGCCAATGTCCACCACTCACGCTACACAGCAGGTTACTCTGCTGTAGAAGGTGATCAGGTCTGTCAACCACTATATGCCCTTGGCAAATCCCTACTAGCTTTTCCCAATCACTTACTTTATCTATGACTTGTGACAGCCCCCAGGAGGATTCTCTCCATACCATTTTCAGGAACTGCAATAAGACTGATGGGCCTATATTCCTGGATCCTCCTTTAAGCTCTCCTTGTAAACTGGACATTAGCATTCTCCCAGTCTTCTGGGATGTCCCCTGATCTCCGTGACttctcaaaaattaaaaagagcaGCTTTGCAAGGACACAGCCAGCTCTCCTACAATCCTCAGGTGGATACTATCAGGCTCATGCATGTGTAGGGGTCAGGCTCCTGTAACAGTTCACATACCAATTCCTTTGCTGACAGTGGATCTGTGCATCAACCTGCATTTTTGCTCCACAGGCCTAAAGCCCAACAGTGCTGGTAAAGACAGAGGTGAAGAAAACGTTCCTTGCTAGTGACCAATCCACCTCTCCTGTTTAAGTGCAAGTCactattttccttctgtttctcctACATCTCCTATAAAGTATTTTCTCTAAATCAGATGCATATTAAGTGTAAAATTGCTGCCAATACATATAAATGCAACTCATGATTTCCTAATTATGTCGCTAGGTTAATTagataataattaattaaatacagACTTACGGTGGGATCATCTCAATAACCTTTTGAAGAACTTTTTCAACATTTGTTCCTTGTTTAGCAGAAAtctaaaacaaatcaaacaacaATTTTGTAAGACAAGACACATTAATTAAATAGTGTCACTTAGACAGTTTTGGTGGCCACCCACTCTATGGGCAGTACTACCCATAAAAGTACTCAAAAGGACACTCAAGAATGCTACTACTAAGAAATGTTTTTTGGATTGTAAATTatactggtttttttcttttgtgaatgGCAATTATTGttatgacagaaataaaaaccatttATGGACTGACAgtgagaaattatttaaaatctcaGATTCCATTCCTCAAAAAATACCAGAATTTTTAGCTGAAAGTTAATCTTCTCCCCTCTTACAGGAGACAAGCTTTAAAGAAATTCTTAGGTCAGACAAAAACACACAGCACTTAATCATGTCATTCATTAGTTACCAAGCAGATATATTATCAGCCATGTTATAAAACTTAGAGATCTTACCCTTATACATTCATCTCTAGGAATATCAAAAAGCTTCTCAATTTGTTTTTCAACTCTTTCAGGGTCTGCATTTTTCAAGTCAATCTGCAAAACAACAAACTGCTAAATATACAAGCAATCACATCTCCCACATCATCCAGTACTGCAGTTTTCAAAAGTACAACAAAGAACCTTCATGTATTTATGAGAAAATATTGTCTGTCTTTAGGAAAACACCTTTCTACAAGAGTGCTACCTACACTGCTTATAGGAACAAATATTAAGTACAATATAAATTTACAAAAAGCAATTAACATAAGCTGAGAA
This genomic window contains:
- the GUF1 gene encoding translation factor GUF1, mitochondrial isoform X2; this encodes MNATASRNWLLNGSRGKKISYAGQVGYLIAGMKEVTEAQIGDTLFLYKQPVEPLPGFKSAKPMVFAGMYPIDQTEYNNLKSALERLTLNDSSVTVHRDSSLALGAGWRLGFLGLLHMEVFNQRLEQEYNMSVILTAPTVPYKAVLSSAKLIKEYGKDEITIINPAQFPDKLSVSEYLEPTVLGTIVTPHEYIGKIITLCQDRRAVQKDMLYIDENRVMLKYLFPLNEIVVDFYDALKSLSSGYASFDYEDAGYQSADLIKMDILVNGNPVEELATVIHKDKAYAAGKLLCERLKETIPRQLFEIAIQAAIGKKIIARETLKAYRKNVVAKCYGGDITRRMKLLKRQAEGKRLMRKIGNVEVPRDAFIRVLKRETDK
- the GUF1 gene encoding translation factor GUF1, mitochondrial isoform X1; the encoded protein is MALAGRAALRWGPRLPSPCPAAGPLCRPAWLPAARSERRYSSGLEGKLDMSTYPVESIRNFSIIAHVDHGKSTLADRLLEITGTISKTDHNKQVLDKLQVERERGITVKAQSASLFYNHEGINYLLNLIDTPGHVDFSYEVSRSLSACQGVILVVDANEGIQAQTVANFYLAFEAQLSIIPVINKIDLKNADPERVEKQIEKLFDIPRDECIRISAKQGTNVEKVLQKVIEMIPPPQCNTADPLKALVFDSTFDHYRGVIANIALFGGEIAKGQKIVSAHTKKRYEVNEVGILTPNEQPTHKLYAGQVGYLIAGMKEVTEAQIGDTLFLYKQPVEPLPGFKSAKPMVFAGMYPIDQTEYNNLKSALERLTLNDSSVTVHRDSSLALGAGWRLGFLGLLHMEVFNQRLEQEYNMSVILTAPTVPYKAVLSSAKLIKEYGKDEITIINPAQFPDKLSVSEYLEPTVLGTIVTPHEYIGKIITLCQDRRAVQKDMLYIDENRVMLKYLFPLNEIVVDFYDALKSLSSGYASFDYEDAGYQSADLIKMDILVNGNPVEELATVIHKDKAYAAGKLLCERLKETIPRQLFEIAIQAAIGKKIIARETLKAYRKNVVAKCYGGDITRRMKLLKRQAEGKRLMRKIGNVEVPRDAFIRVLKRETDK